One Myxosarcina sp. GI1 genomic window carries:
- a CDS encoding methyltransferase domain-containing protein: MSNNLYRDIREFYDASSGLWEQTWGEHMHHGYYGRAGNYKMNRRQAQIDLIEELLIWADCKDKENAPQNIVDVGCGIGGSTLYLAEKFGAKAKGITLSPKQAERATERAIAAGLGDRVGFQVANALEMPFEDNSFDLVWSLESGEHMPDKAKFMRECYRVLQPGGKLIMATWCHRETSSVAGELTTSEIEHLQDIYRVYCLPYVISLSEYVTIAKDCGFKNLHADDWSMAVAPFWDIVIGSAMNWQTVTGILKAGWETLRGALSLILMSRGYERGLIRFGTIYATK, translated from the coding sequence ATGAGCAACAATCTATATCGTGATATTCGCGAATTTTATGACGCTTCTAGCGGACTTTGGGAACAAACCTGGGGCGAACACATGCATCATGGCTACTACGGTCGAGCTGGTAACTACAAAATGAATCGCCGTCAGGCACAGATCGATCTGATTGAAGAGTTACTAATCTGGGCAGACTGCAAAGATAAAGAGAATGCACCACAGAATATTGTCGATGTCGGTTGTGGTATCGGTGGCAGCACGCTGTATTTAGCCGAGAAGTTTGGCGCAAAAGCCAAAGGAATTACTTTGTCTCCCAAACAGGCAGAAAGAGCCACAGAAAGAGCGATCGCGGCAGGATTAGGAGATAGAGTTGGTTTTCAGGTTGCCAATGCGTTAGAAATGCCTTTTGAAGATAATAGTTTCGATTTAGTTTGGTCTTTAGAAAGTGGCGAACACATGCCCGATAAAGCTAAATTCATGCGCGAATGCTATCGGGTACTTCAGCCTGGAGGCAAATTAATCATGGCTACCTGGTGTCATCGCGAGACTAGTTCGGTAGCTGGTGAATTAACTACTAGTGAAATAGAGCATCTACAAGATATTTATCGAGTTTACTGCCTACCTTACGTGATTTCACTGTCAGAGTATGTAACCATTGCTAAAGACTGCGGGTTTAAAAATCTACATGCTGATGACTGGTCGATGGCAGTCGCGCCCTTTTGGGATATTGTGATTGGTTCGGCAATGAATTGGCAAACAGTTACAGGTATACTTAAAGCGGGTTGGGAGACGCTTCGAGGGGCTTTGTCTTTAATCTTAATGAGTCGCGGTTACGAACGGGGGTTGATTCGCTTTGGGACGATCTATGCTACTAAGTAA
- a CDS encoding pentapeptide repeat-containing protein: protein MQEANLLGTNLQNADLRGANLFGAKIPNFEKPYYDVSDGTYPKLNGAAMLDGTIYSGEDR from the coding sequence TTGCAGGAGGCTAATCTACTAGGGACTAACCTGCAAAATGCTGATTTAAGAGGAGCAAATTTATTCGGTGCGAAAATCCCTAATTTTGAAAAGCCATACTATGACGTTAGTGATGGGACTTATCCCAAGTTAAACGGTGCAGCTATGCTCGACGGAACAATTTATTCGGGTGAAGATCGCTAA
- a CDS encoding HEAT repeat domain-containing protein — MELHQIETYLDSQDPQHRMKAIAELRNYEPNLAIPLLKRTINDKEFIIRSFVATGLGHKRTDEGFELLLDLIEYDSDYNVRAEAANSLAKYGEDAIPYLAQLFQRDSNWLVRFSIFAAIDSIQYPETILELSILGLRGDDPXVRETVVASLGQLAETPQESKALELLLSAAQSQQAVIRAQXAKVLRNFKTPKAEVALANLRRDSDYRVVAATLEGLI, encoded by the coding sequence ATGGAACTGCATCAGATTGAAACTTATCTCGATAGTCAAGATCCTCAACATCGCATGAAAGCGATTGCCGAGTTGAGAAACTACGAACCTAATTTGGCTATTCCCTTACTGAAGAGAACCATCAACGATAAAGAATTTATTATTCGTTCTTTTGTCGCTACAGGTTTAGGACACAAACGTACAGATGAAGGCTTTGAGTTGTTATTGGATTTAATCGAGTACGACAGCGATTACAATGTCAGAGCTGAAGCCGCTAATTCTTTAGCCAAATATGGCGAAGATGCAATCCCCTATCTGGCGCAATTATTTCAACGAGACTCTAATTGGTTGGTACGGTTTAGTATCTTTGCAGCGATCGACAGCATACAATATCCAGAAACTATTTTAGAACTATCGATTCTAGGTCTTAGAGGAGACGATCCARTTGTCAGAGAAACAGTAGTAGCTAGTTTGGGACAATTAGCCGAAACACCACAAGAGTCGAAAGCTTTAGAACTTCTGCTCTCAGCAGCACAATCGCAGCAAGCCGTAATTCGCGCCCAAGYAGCAAAAGTTTTGAGAAATTTCAAAACTCCAAAAGCAGAAGTTGCTCTGGCAAATCTGCGACGGGATTCGGATTATCGAGTCGTCGCTGCAACTCTAGAAGGACTTATCTAA
- a CDS encoding transposase has product MVEDNAGWHRSKTAIIPSGIEIEFLPPYSPELQPAERLWQLIDEPLVNQYFETINEIENILLERCCLVSEMKDEVHKLTNYHWLKNTTCLHTF; this is encoded by the coding sequence TTGGTAGAAGATAATGCGGGTTGGCATCGAAGTAAAACAGCCATAATTCCTTCAGGAATAGAAATTGAATTTTTACCTCCCTATTCTCCCGAATTACAACCTGCCGAAAGACTTTGGCAGTTGATAGATGAGCCATTGGTAAATCAATATTTTGAAACTATTAATGAGATTGAAAATATTTTATTAGAGCGTTGCTGTCTAGTCAGTGAAATGAAAGATGAAGTTCATAAGTTGACCAATTATCATTGGCTTAAAAACACCACATGTTTACATACTTTTTAA
- a CDS encoding endonuclease, producing the protein MTTLLISVLVLGWLLAATIGTYAYFANGDN; encoded by the coding sequence ATGACAACTCTTTTAATTAGTGTTTTAGTTTTGGGCTGGCTTTTAGCTGCTACTATCGGCACTTATGCTTACTTTGCCAACGGAGACAACTGA
- a CDS encoding YgcG family protein produces MLKHIFSLGFISSSILFSSLTGQAITVDEVPSPRQTSGGWVTDMADILSSETENKLDQLISQQERTDGTEIAVVTVPETAPAASPEDFATELFNYWGIGKAESNNGVLLLISYGENRVEIETGYGIEAILPDERVSNIIDTKIIPQYKQNDFDRGTLDGTQALVKALDSEVFNDNKWYWSIFTIVGSGLTLIVGGIVWHQKRRNKIFVKPNQNISLHRIDNQDVHCAKCHQPMVRVKTIRLTKAQQVAQKLGGVSYRGFQCPRCSLDIQAYSIIAYCSDSNRYDTCPKCQELTVTTTGEVLEAATRHSQGKFLSKKQCHCCNYQTEQVTMIPRVSSSNKRNRNNTNIFLANQFYDSGSSGGGFDGGGSSGSGFGGGSSDGGGAGGSW; encoded by the coding sequence ATGCTCAAGCATATATTTAGCCTCGGTTTTATAAGTTCGTCTATCTTATTTAGTTCTCTTACAGGACAAGCCATAACTGTAGACGAAGTGCCTTCTCCTCGCCAAACAAGCGGTGGATGGGTTACGGATATGGCAGATATATTAAGTAGCGAGACTGAAAACAAGCTCGATCAATTAATTAGTCAACAAGAACGCACAGACGGAACGGAAATTGCGGTAGTGACTGTACCCGAAACTGCTCCTGCTGCCTCTCCTGAAGATTTTGCTACCGAACTTTTTAACTATTGGGGAATTGGTAAAGCTGAGTCTAATAATGGAGTTTTACTCTTGATTTCTTATGGTGAAAATCGCGTAGAAATTGAAACTGGCTATGGTATTGAAGCTATTTTACCCGATGAACGAGTGAGTAATATTATCGATACTAAAATTATTCCTCAATATAAACAAAATGATTTCGATCGCGGTACACTTGATGGCACTCAAGCTCTAGTAAAGGCTTTAGATTCTGAGGTTTTCAATGACAATAAATGGTATTGGAGCATATTTACAATAGTTGGGAGCGGGCTAACTTTAATTGTTGGAGGAATAGTTTGGCATCAAAAACGGCGTAATAAAATTTTTGTCAAACCCAATCAAAACATTAGTTTGCACCGTATTGACAATCAAGATGTTCATTGTGCCAAATGTCATCAACCGATGGTAAGAGTCAAAACTATTAGACTAACCAAAGCACAGCAAGTAGCACAAAAACTTGGTGGAGTAAGCTATAGGGGTTTTCAATGTCCTCGCTGTAGTCTAGATATACAAGCTTACTCCATAATTGCCTATTGTTCTGATTCTAACCGCTATGATACTTGTCCTAAATGTCAGGAGTTAACAGTAACTACCACTGGAGAAGTTTTGGAAGCAGCAACCCGCCATAGTCAAGGGAAATTTCTGTCTAAAAAACAGTGTCATTGCTGCAACTATCAAACAGAACAAGTTACGATGATTCCTCGCGTTTCTTCTTCTAACAAAAGAAACAGGAACAATACTAACATTTTTCTTGCCAATCAATTTTATGACAGTGGTTCTAGCGGCGGTGGTTTTGATGGTGGTGGAAGTTCTGGTAGTGGTTTTGGCGGTGGTTCTAGCGATGGCGGTGGTGCTGGAGGTAGTTGGTAA
- the glsA gene encoding glutaminase A gives MPDLPEFIQYLYEEYRSLDSGSLASYIPELTKVNPNWFAISIITKEGEVFEVGDISENFTIQSISKVFVFGMALEDCGRQILLEKIGVEPTGDPFNSVIRLDENSKRPDNPMVNAGAIATAGLIKGSNPTDKLNRMLDMFRRYIGHDVYIDAPVFMSERATGHRNRALANLLLNFGIIDRNIEEILDLYFQQCSIVVNCHDLAVMAATLANRGINPINQDKAIEPCYVRDILSVMYTCGMYNYAGEWAYKVGIPAKSGVSGGIIAVIPDRAGIAVYSPLIDHRGNSIRGIKVFEALSEEFQLHLLDFPLEQCPFLDISHRDPIRRL, from the coding sequence ATGCCCGACCTTCCAGAATTCATTCAATATCTTTACGAAGAATATCGCTCACTCGATTCGGGTTCTTTGGCTAGCTACATTCCCGAACTTACTAAAGTCAATCCTAACTGGTTTGCCATATCTATCATTACTAAAGAAGGAGAAGTCTTTGAAGTCGGAGACATCTCGGAAAATTTTACCATTCAATCTATATCTAAGGTTTTTGTCTTTGGCATGGCACTAGAAGATTGCGGTCGTCAAATTCTGCTAGAAAAAATTGGCGTAGAGCCTACTGGCGATCCTTTTAATTCGGTAATTCGCTTAGATGAAAACTCCAAGCGTCCAGATAATCCAATGGTCAACGCTGGAGCAATCGCTACTGCTGGTTTGATTAAAGGCTCAAACCCCACCGATAAGCTGAATCGAATGCTAGATATGTTTCGTCGCTACATCGGTCATGATGTTTATATAGATGCTCCTGTATTCATGTCAGAAAGAGCTACTGGACATCGCAATCGCGCTCTGGCTAATTTACTGCTTAATTTTGGCATTATCGATCGTAATATCGAAGAAATTCTCGACCTCTATTTCCAACAGTGTTCGATAGTAGTAAACTGTCACGATTTGGCAGTAATGGCTGCAACTTTAGCAAATCGAGGCATTAATCCCATAAATCAAGACAAAGCGATCGAGCCTTGTTACGTTAGGGATATTTTGAGCGTGATGTATACCTGTGGGATGTATAACTATGCGGGAGAATGGGCTTATAAAGTAGGAATTCCCGCCAAAAGTGGAGTTTCAGGAGGAATAATTGCTGTAATTCCTGACCGCGCTGGTATTGCGGTTTACTCGCCATTAATCGACCATAGAGGCAATAGTATTAGGGGAATCAAAGTATTTGAAGCTCTATCTGAAGAATTTCAGCTTCATTTATTGGATTTTCCTTTAGAACAGTGTCCCTTTCTAGATATTTCTCATCGAGATCCAATCAGGAGGCTTTGA
- the hppD gene encoding 4-hydroxyphenylpyruvate dioxygenase, whose amino-acid sequence MEIAYVHFYTRNAAETSNWFIRNLDFQAIAKSLDNYTQTEVIAGNSVFLLISSPLNSRSPVFRYLQKHPSGVADIAFKVNSLKAVIDKARDLGVKILRFPQIQKTERGNVKVAKIVGWDSLEHTLIETSGDEPISFLPIGKERQTEIACNSSSGIIDIDHIVLNVAAGQLKAATAWYQSLFGLQVRQSFKIKTDRSGLYSEALADASGKVQFNLNEPTSASSQIQEFLDFNGGSGIQHLALRCDNLIDAVNYMRSREVAFLAIPKAYYRQIEQKSGDRLSLSAREWQAIEQTEILIDWQREHPRSLLMQTFTKPIFERPTFFLEFIERRQQATGFGEGNFQALFEAVEREQSNR is encoded by the coding sequence ATGGAAATTGCTTACGTACATTTTTACACCAGAAATGCAGCAGAAACGAGCAACTGGTTTATTCGTAATCTAGATTTTCAAGCGATCGCCAAAAGCCTCGATAACTATACTCAGACTGAAGTTATTGCTGGTAATTCGGTATTTTTATTAATCTCATCGCCATTAAATTCGCGCAGTCCAGTTTTTCGCTATCTTCAGAAGCATCCTTCTGGTGTCGCCGATATAGCTTTTAAAGTTAACAGTTTAAAAGCGGTAATTGATAAAGCCAGAGATCTTGGAGTTAAAATTTTACGATTTCCTCAAATTCAAAAAACCGAACGGGGAAACGTAAAAGTAGCTAAGATTGTTGGTTGGGATTCTTTAGAACATACTTTGATTGAAACTAGTGGCGATGAGCCGATAAGCTTTTTACCAATAGGTAAAGAACGACAAACCGAAATCGCCTGTAACAGCAGTTCGGGTATTATCGACATCGATCATATAGTTCTTAATGTCGCTGCTGGACAATTAAAAGCCGCAACTGCCTGGTATCAAAGTTTGTTTGGTTTACAGGTTCGGCAGAGTTTTAAGATTAAAACCGATCGCTCTGGTTTATATAGCGAGGCTTTAGCCGATGCTAGCGGTAAAGTGCAGTTCAATCTCAACGAACCTACTTCTGCTAGTTCTCAAATTCAAGAATTTTTAGATTTTAATGGTGGCAGTGGTATTCAGCACTTGGCGTTGCGCTGTGACAATCTAATTGATGCGGTTAACTATATGCGATCGCGTGAGGTAGCTTTTTTAGCAATTCCCAAGGCTTATTATCGGCAAATCGAACAAAAATCAGGCGATCGCTTATCTCTTTCGGCGCGAGAATGGCAAGCAATCGAACAGACAGAAATTTTAATCGATTGGCAGCGCGAGCATCCGCGATCGCTATTGATGCAAACCTTTACCAAACCAATTTTTGAGCGACCGACTTTTTTTCTAGAGTTTATCGAACGCAGACAACAAGCTACGGGTTTTGGTGAAGGTAATTTTCAAGCTTTATTTGAAGCAGTGGAAAGAGAACAAAGTAATCGATAA
- a CDS encoding tyrosine-type recombinase/integrase, whose amino-acid sequence MKKTSSHWLRHFHTSHSLEAGCNLRFLQQSLAHVSVTTTERYLHISPETGSSQFIDF is encoded by the coding sequence ATGAAAAAAACTTCATCCCATTGGTTGCGCCATTTCCACACTAGCCATAGTTTAGAAGCTGGTTGTAATTTGCGGTTTCTACAGCAGAGTTTGGCTCATGTCAGCGTGACTACTACCGAGCGTTATCTGCATATATCTCCCGAAACTGGTAGCAGTCAGTTTATTGATTTTTAG
- a CDS encoding DUF1643 domain-containing protein, with amino-acid sequence MLDGLYESFARSWGYGRLEVVNLFASSHSSPVVTQTGSKTNR; translated from the coding sequence ATGCTCGACGGTCTTTATGAGTCATTTGCTAGATCTTGGGGCTATGGCAGATTGGAAGTAGTTAACCTGTTTGCTAGCTCGCACTCCTCACCCGTCGTTACTCAAACAGGTAGCAAAACCAATCGGTAG
- a CDS encoding lipase family protein, producing the protein MDYSQALKCAILSQEVYEDFSGLRFSGFPGVTPELIDLENTGTQCAIFSDAGTSIYIVFRGSENRIDWDTNFNLKQEVVKFQQDVLQEKVVGEREQVYPYEEESSSGAKMHGGFASAYMSVREQIHNYLKNHAASSLTITGHSLGGALATLCGVDVQYNFSNQVKNIDIYTFGTPRVGNNGFRESFNRRVPNSYRFVYGMDIVPALPRPWQGYRHVDTEYRLGSRFSLNFFSQRFKDHRIVNYIAALKKLIVQGS; encoded by the coding sequence ATGGACTACTCTCAAGCACTCAAATGTGCAATTCTTTCCCAAGAAGTTTATGAAGACTTCTCAGGGCTTCGATTTAGTGGATTTCCTGGCGTTACGCCAGAGCTTATCGATTTGGAAAATACGGGGACTCAATGCGCTATTTTTTCCGATGCTGGGACTTCCATCTATATTGTTTTTCGGGGTAGCGAAAACCGCATTGATTGGGACACTAATTTCAATTTAAAGCAAGAAGTCGTTAAATTTCAACAGGACGTGCTGCAAGAAAAAGTTGTTGGCGAGCGCGAGCAAGTTTATCCTTATGAAGAAGAAAGTTCTTCTGGTGCTAAAATGCACGGGGGATTTGCTTCTGCCTATATGTCAGTGCGAGAGCAAATTCATAATTATTTGAAGAATCATGCTGCCTCAAGTTTAACCATTACAGGTCACAGTTTGGGTGGAGCTTTAGCAACTCTGTGTGGTGTTGACGTTCAATACAATTTCTCAAATCAAGTCAAAAATATCGACATTTACACTTTTGGCACTCCTAGAGTTGGCAATAATGGTTTCAGAGAATCTTTTAACCGTCGCGTTCCCAATAGCTATCGTTTTGTCTATGGAATGGATATCGTGCCAGCATTACCAAGACCTTGGCAAGGATACCGTCATGTGGATACTGAATACCGACTTGGTTCTCGTTTCAGCCTAAACTTTTTCTCTCAACGCTTTAAAGATCATAGGATTGTCAATTATATCGCTGCGTTAAAGAAACTAATAGTACAGGGCAGTTGA
- a CDS encoding IS630 family transposase, which produces MPKTAYLAKHFSSSELKKKYLKSKDSVEARRWHLLWKISLGWTIKNSALAVGCSYSYGQKILSRYNLYGEEGVKNCKNQTSNHARGKKRLLSQRQLEKLTRAIENKPPDGGIWTGTKVARWIETETGKEKVWNQRGWDYLKKCGYSWQSPRPTHKKADKLEQEIFKANLPLKVEKLEQENPGVQIDLWFFDEHRIGLKPILKKVWSKIGNRPEAVVQHRYEWLYVYGFVKPKTGETLWYLIPRVNTNWLNLVDRQFAIDAGVSNQKKLSW; this is translated from the coding sequence ATGCCAAAAACAGCTTATTTAGCCAAGCATTTTAGTTCGAGTGAGCTTAAAAAAAAATATCTTAAAAGTAAAGACTCCGTAGAAGCTAGAAGATGGCATCTGCTGTGGAAAATATCTTTGGGATGGACAATAAAAAATAGCGCGCTCGCTGTGGGATGTTCTTATTCTTATGGTCAAAAGATTCTTAGTCGATATAACCTTTATGGAGAAGAAGGGGTCAAGAATTGCAAAAATCAAACCAGCAATCATGCTAGAGGAAAAAAAAGGTTATTATCGCAACGACAGTTAGAAAAACTAACAAGAGCGATCGAGAATAAGCCGCCAGATGGAGGAATCTGGACAGGAACGAAAGTGGCTCGCTGGATTGAAACAGAAACGGGAAAAGAAAAAGTCTGGAATCAGCGAGGTTGGGACTATCTAAAAAAGTGCGGTTACTCCTGGCAGAGTCCAAGACCAACACATAAAAAAGCGGATAAATTGGAGCAGGAAATATTCAAAGCTAACCTCCCATTGAAAGTTGAAAAACTAGAACAAGAAAATCCAGGCGTACAAATAGATCTATGGTTTTTTGATGAGCATAGAATAGGATTAAAACCAATACTCAAAAAGGTTTGGTCAAAAATTGGTAATCGACCCGAAGCGGTCGTACAACATCGCTACGAATGGTTGTATGTTTATGGATTTGTGAAACCGAAAACTGGGGAAACCTTGTGGTACTTAATTCCAAGAGTTAATACAAATTGGCTTAATTTGGTCGATCGACAATTTGCGATTGATGCTGGAGTTAGTAATCAAAAAAAATTATCTTGGTAG
- a CDS encoding serine/threonine-protein kinase, which produces MIASTRIDGILGPGICLADGEYQITKPLGQGGFGITYRGTDTRLNRPVAIKEFFPEGCWREGSSVVSAGKWNLTTYRSAKQKFLQEGRTLGQFNHTGIVKVFHYFEENNTAYMVMEYLQGKTLTEKLKERGGRLKEAEALYYIAKIGQALEVLHQARFLHRDIKPSNIMLADDERVVLIDFGAARDFTSHNFKKFTAMVTPGYAPLEQYGRALQHGSFTDVYALGATLYHLLTGSVPISAVERAAGVELKEARQLNSQISPHVSQAISKAMVMNIEQRSQSVREFLELLDRDLCQPLPKTKTPKIHFYHSVRDPWSAFATSTIASTPGIKTTRNSEDRWF; this is translated from the coding sequence ATGATCGCTTCTACCAGGATTGATGGTATTCTCGGTCCCGGTATTTGCTTGGCTGATGGCGAATATCAAATTACTAAACCACTAGGTCAAGGAGGTTTTGGAATCACCTATCGCGGAACGGATACCAGACTAAATCGACCTGTAGCGATAAAAGAGTTTTTTCCTGAAGGTTGCTGGCGAGAAGGGAGTTCGGTAGTTTCTGCGGGAAAATGGAATCTTACTACTTACAGAAGTGCCAAACAAAAGTTTTTGCAGGAGGGACGAACTTTAGGTCAATTCAACCATACGGGCATTGTTAAGGTGTTTCATTATTTTGAAGAGAACAATACTGCCTATATGGTTATGGAGTATCTACAGGGCAAAACCCTGACAGAAAAGCTTAAAGAGCGCGGTGGCAGGTTAAAAGAAGCCGAGGCTCTTTATTATATTGCCAAGATCGGACAAGCATTAGAAGTTTTGCATCAGGCAAGATTTTTACATCGCGATATTAAACCCAGCAATATCATGCTGGCAGATGATGAGCGAGTAGTATTAATTGATTTTGGTGCGGCAAGAGACTTTACCAGCCACAATTTTAAAAAATTTACTGCTATGGTGACACCAGGATACGCACCTTTAGAACAATATGGTAGAGCTTTACAGCATGGTTCTTTTACCGATGTTTATGCTTTGGGTGCAACCCTCTATCATCTGCTTACTGGTAGCGTTCCGATCTCTGCCGTTGAAAGAGCGGCAGGAGTAGAATTAAAAGAAGCTCGTCAACTCAATTCGCAGATTAGCCCCCATGTTTCCCAAGCAATTAGTAAAGCTATGGTCATGAATATCGAACAGCGATCGCAATCGGTACGAGAATTTCTCGAACTGCTAGATCGAGACTTGTGCCAACCACTGCCAAAAACAAAAACACCAAAAATTCATTTTTATCATTCTGTTCGAGATCCCTGGAGTGCGTTCGCAACATCTACAATAGCTTCAACTCCAGGTATAAAAACTACTCGTAACAGTGAAGATCGCTGGTTTTAA